A genomic region of Trifolium pratense cultivar HEN17-A07 linkage group LG3, ARS_RC_1.1, whole genome shotgun sequence contains the following coding sequences:
- the LOC123913031 gene encoding methylecgonone reductase-like, translating into MADKKIPEVVLNSGKKMPTIGFGTGSTPHQQTLLDAIEIGYRHFDTAAFYNTEEPLGQAVSKALELGLVKNRDELFITSKLWCTDAHHDLVLPALKTTLKKLGLEYVDLYLIHWPVRFKQDVEGLNFKSEDIIPFDIKGTWEAMEECYRLGLAKSIGVSNFGIKKLSTLLENSQIPPAVNQVEMNPSWHQGKLSEFCKQKGIHVSAWSPLGGYNLSWGSCAVMENSILREIAEARKKSVAQIALRWIHEQGATPIVKSFNKERMKQNTEIFDWELNQEDLDKINQIPQCRFQKAEMFVPDNGPYKSLEELWDADV; encoded by the exons ATGGCAGATAAGAAAATTCCTGAGGTGGTACTAAATTCAGGGAAAAAGATGCCAACAATAGGATTTGGAACAGGATCAACTCCTCATCAACAAACTTTGCTTGATGCCATTGAGATTGGCTATAGACATTTTGATACTGCTGCTTTCTACAATACTGAAGAACCTCTAGGCCAAGCTGTGTCAAAAGCTTTAGAGCTAGGCCTCGTTAAAAATCGCGATGAATTATTCATTACTTCTAAGTTATGGTGCACTGATGCTCACCATGATCTTGTTCTTCCAGCACTCAAAACCACTCTCAA AAAGCTGGGATTGGAGTATGTGGATCTCTATTTGATTCATTGGCCAGTGAGGTTTAAACAAGATGTTGAAGGTTTGAACTTTAAAAGTGAGGATATAATTCCTTTTGACATAAAAGGAACATGGGAAGCTATGGAAGAGTGTTATAGATTGGGCTTAGCCAAGTCTATTGGTGTTAGCAACTTTGGTATCAAAAAGCTCTCTACACTTTTAGAAAATTCCCAAATTCCACCTGCAGTTAATCAG GTGGAAATGAACCCATCATGGCATCAGGGGAAACTCAGTGAATTCTGCAAGCAGAAAGGAATCCATGTGAGTGCATGGTCACCACTAGGAGGATACAATCTAAGTTGGGGTTCGTGTGCAGTGATGGAGAATTCAATTCTGCGCGAAATTGCTGAGGCTAGAAAAAAGAGTGTAGCTCAG aTAGCACTAAGATGGATACACGAGCAAGGGGCAACTCCGATTGTAAAAAGCTTCAACAAAGAGAGAATGAAACAAAACACTGAAATATTTGATTGGGAGTTGAACCAGGAAGATTTAGACAAAATCAATCAGATTCCTCAATGCAGATTTCAAAAGGCAGAAATGTTTGTACCTGATAATGGACCTTACAAATCCTTGGAAGAGCTGTGGGACGCCGATGTTTGA
- the LOC123913032 gene encoding methylecgonone reductase-like has translation MEAKKVPEVVLNSGKKMPTIGFGTGTIPPPQTLLDAIDIGYRHFDTASVYNTEEPVGQAVSKSLELGLIKNRDELFITSKLWCTDAHHDLVLPALKNTLKKLGLEYVDLYLIHWPVRLKQDVEGINFKGEDVIPFDIKETWEAMEDCYRLGLAKSIGVSNFGIKKLSTLLENANIPPAVNQVEMNPSWHQGKLREFCKQKGIHVSAWSPLGGYKLSWGSSAVMENSILREIAEVKKKSVAQIALRWIHEQGASPIVKSFNKERMRQNIEIFDWELKQEELDKINLIPQCRLLKAELFVSDNGPYKSLEELWDGDV, from the exons ATGGAAGCAAAGAAAGTTCCTGAGGTAGTACTAAATTCTGGGAAAAAGATGCCAACAATAGGATTTGGAACAGGAACAATTCCTCCTCCACAAACTTTGCTTGATGCCATTGACATTGGTTACAGACATTTTGATACTGCTTCGGTGTATAATACTGAAGAACCTGTAGGCCAAGCTGTGTCAAAATCCTTAGAGCTAGGACTCATTAAAAATCGCGATGAACTGTTCATTACTTCCAAGTTATGGTGTACTGATGCTCACCATGACCTTGTTCTCCCAGCTCTCAAAAACACCCTCAA AAAGCTCGGGTTGGAGTATGTGGATCTCTATTTGATTCACTGGCCAGTGAGGCTGAAACAAGATGTTGAAGGCATAAACTTTAAAGGCGAGGATGTGATTCCATTTGACATAAAAGAAACATGGGAAGCTATGGAAGATTGTTATAGATTGGGCTTAGCCAAGTCTATTGGTGTTAGCAACTTTGGTATCAAAAAGCTCTCCACACTCTTAGAAAATGCCAACATTCCACCTGCAGTTAATCAG GTGGAAATGAACCCATCATGGCATCAGGGGAAACTCAGAGAATTCTGCAAGCAGAAAGGAATCCATGTGAGTGCATGGTCACCACTAGGCGGATACAAACTAAGTTGGGGTTCGTCTGCAGTGATGGAGAATTCAATTCTGCGCGAAATTGCTGAGGTGAAAAAGAAGAGTGTAGCCCAG ATAGCGCTAAGATGGATACACGAGCAGGGAGCAAGTCCCATTGTAAAAAGCTTTAACAAGGAGAGGATGAGACAAAACATTGAAATATTTGATTGGGAATTGAAACAGGAAGAGTTAGACAAAATCAATCTGATTCCTCAATGCAGACTGCTAAAGGCAGAATTATTTGTATCTGATAATGGACCCTACAAATCCTTGGAAGAGCTGTGGGATGGCGATGTTtga
- the LOC123914796 gene encoding putative F-box protein At3g17490, producing MTDSDSDDDDDNYNSFWEIYSLSSNRWRIIHVNMPLFSRNKAVYMDGVSHWWDKNETHTYLVSFEFSNESFTKTPMPSFEVNNDLVILRDLVILNGSIAFILNYKKASTIHISILGELGVNESWTKLFVVGPAPSLNYPIVVAKKGKILFRSRHNRQNKQELVCICQIKKLLHNVELLGLTRVGSHQVIRQISAGFMIFFNTLDKAISVS from the exons ATGACTGACTCCGActctgatgatgatgacgacaACTATAATTCCTTTTGGGAGATATATAGCCTAAGTAGTAACCGTTGGAGGATAATTCATGTCAACATGCCTCTTTTTTCTCGCAATAAAGCCGTGTACATGGATGGAGTGTCTCATTGGTGGGATAAAAAtgaaacacatacatatttggTGTCATTTGAGTTCAGCAATGAATCTTTTACTAAAACACCCATGCCCAGTTTTGAGGTCAACAATGACCTGGTGATATTGAGAGACTTGGTGATATTGAATGGATCTATTGCTTTCATCTTAAATTATAAAAAGGCGTCTACAATTCACATTTCAATTTTGGGTGAACTCGGTGTAAATGAATCATGGACTAAACTCTTCGTTGTCGGACCAGCACCTTCCCTTAATTATCCAATCGTTGTGGCGAAGAAGGGCAAGATATTGTTTAGAAGTAGACACAATAGACAAAATAAACAAGAATTAGTCTG TATATGCCAAATTAAGAAACTATTGCATAATGTGGAACTCCTCGGACTAACTCGAGTTGGAAGTCATCAAGTCATCCGTCAGATTTCTGCTGGTTTTATGATATTCTTCAATACTTTAGATAAAGCAATTTCAGTTAGCTGA
- the LOC123913030 gene encoding methylecgonone reductase-like isoform X1 — MADKKIPEVVLNSGKKIPTIGFGTGSTPPQQTLLDAIEIGYRHFDTAALYNTEEPLGQAVSKALDLGLVKNRDELFITSKLWCTDAHHDLVLPALKTTLKKLGLEYVDLYLIHWPVRFKQDVEGLNFKSEDLIPFDIKGTWEAMEECYRLGLAKSIGVSNFGIKKLSTLLENAKIPPAVNQVEMNPLWQQGKLREFCKQKGIHVSAWSSLGGYNLSWGSSAVMENSVLHEIAEARKKSVAQIALRWIYEQGVTPIVKSFNKERMKKNTEIFDWELNQEDLDKINQIPQCRFQKAEMFVSENGPYKSLEELWDDDV; from the exons ATGGCAGATAAGAAAATTCCTGAGGTGGTACTAAATTCAGGGAAAAAGATACCAACAATAGGATTTGGAACAGGATCAACTCCTCCTCAACAAACTTTGCTTGATGCCATTGAGATTGGCTACAGACATTTTGATACTGCTGCTCTATATAATACTGAAGAACCTCTAGGCCAAGCCGTGTCAAAAGCTTTAGATCTAGGCCTCGTTAAGAATCGCGATGAATTATTCATTACTTCTAAGTTATGGTGTACTGATGCTCACCATGACCTTGTTCTCCCAGCTCTCAAAACCACTCTCAA AAAACTGGGATTGGAGTATGTGGATCTCTATTTGATTCACTGGCCAGTGAGGTTTAAACAAGATGTTGAAggtttaaactttaaaagtGAGGATTTGATTCCTTTTGACATAAAAGGAACATGGGAAGCTATGGAAGAGTGTTATAGATTGGGCTTAGCCAAGTCTATTGGTGTTAGCAACTTTGGTATCAAAAAGCTCTCCACACTCTTAGAAAATGCCAAAATTCCACCTGCAGTTAATCAG GTGGAAATGAATCCATTATGGCAGCAGGGGAAACTCAGAGAATTCTGCAAGCAGAAGGGAATCCATGTGAGTGCATGGTCATCATTAGGAGGATACAATCTAAGTTGGGGTTCATCTGCAGTGATGGAGAATTCAGTTCTGCACGAAATTGCTGAGGCTCGAAAGAAGAGTGTAGCTCAG ATAGCACTAAGATGGATATACGAGCAAGGGGTAACTCCAATTGTAAAAAGCTTCAACAAAGAGAGGATGAAAAAAAACACTGAAATATTTGATTGGGAATTGAACCAGGAAGATTTAGACAAAATCAATCAGATTCCTCAATGCAGATTTCAAAAGGCAGAAATGTTTGTATCTGAAAATGGACCTTACAAATCCTTGGAAGAGCTGTGGGACGACGATGTTTGA
- the LOC123913030 gene encoding methylecgonone reductase-like isoform X2, translated as MNYSLLLSYGVLMLTMTLFSQLSKPLSSKKLGLEYVDLYLIHWPVRFKQDVEGLNFKSEDLIPFDIKGTWEAMEECYRLGLAKSIGVSNFGIKKLSTLLENAKIPPAVNQVEMNPLWQQGKLREFCKQKGIHVSAWSSLGGYNLSWGSSAVMENSVLHEIAEARKKSVAQIALRWIYEQGVTPIVKSFNKERMKKNTEIFDWELNQEDLDKINQIPQCRFQKAEMFVSENGPYKSLEELWDDDV; from the exons ATGAATTATTCATTACTTCTAAGTTATGGTGTACTGATGCTCACCATGACCTTGTTCTCCCAGCTCTCAAAACCACTCTCAAGCAA AAAACTGGGATTGGAGTATGTGGATCTCTATTTGATTCACTGGCCAGTGAGGTTTAAACAAGATGTTGAAggtttaaactttaaaagtGAGGATTTGATTCCTTTTGACATAAAAGGAACATGGGAAGCTATGGAAGAGTGTTATAGATTGGGCTTAGCCAAGTCTATTGGTGTTAGCAACTTTGGTATCAAAAAGCTCTCCACACTCTTAGAAAATGCCAAAATTCCACCTGCAGTTAATCAG GTGGAAATGAATCCATTATGGCAGCAGGGGAAACTCAGAGAATTCTGCAAGCAGAAGGGAATCCATGTGAGTGCATGGTCATCATTAGGAGGATACAATCTAAGTTGGGGTTCATCTGCAGTGATGGAGAATTCAGTTCTGCACGAAATTGCTGAGGCTCGAAAGAAGAGTGTAGCTCAG ATAGCACTAAGATGGATATACGAGCAAGGGGTAACTCCAATTGTAAAAAGCTTCAACAAAGAGAGGATGAAAAAAAACACTGAAATATTTGATTGGGAATTGAACCAGGAAGATTTAGACAAAATCAATCAGATTCCTCAATGCAGATTTCAAAAGGCAGAAATGTTTGTATCTGAAAATGGACCTTACAAATCCTTGGAAGAGCTGTGGGACGACGATGTTTGA